GGCAGTGGCGCCAGGGGCCCCCCTCATCCATGATAACTTCCCCCAGAACATCAACATCCATGTGCGCATAGACGTGGGAGAGGTGGAGAAGGGATTCGCTGCCTCCCACCTGGTAAGGGAAGACACCTTCACTGCAGCCGAGGAGTCTTATTTCCAGGGAGAACCTTATGCAGTTGTTGCCAGGTTCGATCTGGAGGGGAATCTGGAGATCTGGATGCCCAATGCCGGACCCCACATGAAGGCCAAGCCTCTGTCCAATGCCCTGAGAATCCCTCTCCACAAGGTGCATGTGCGAAAGATAGCCATAGGCGGAGCATTTGGAGGCCGTTCGGAGATAAGCCCTGCTGACTTCATATGTGCTCTTTTGGCCCAAAAGACCAGAAGGCCGGTCAAGATAGTGTACAGCAGGGAAGAAAACACAGTCTGCACCCGCCAAGGCCATTCCATGATAGCCACCATCAAGACCGGAGTGGACAGCTCCGGAAGGGTTCTTGCCAGAGAGGTGACCTGTTACATGGACGGTGGGGCCTATAGCAGTACAGGGCCCATAGCCACCAGCGTGCCTTTCCTTTGCATGGAACAGGCCTACAAGATGGAAAATGTTCGTTACAATGGCTTTCGCGTGTACACCAACAAGCCCATCCGCGGAATGATAAGAGTCCATGGAAGGGCCTTTGCGTGCGGAGTTGACACCCAACTGGACATGATAGCAGAGGAGCTGGGCTTGGATCCGGTGGATATCAGGCTTATCAATGCCAGAGAGGCAGGAGAATATACCCCTACTCGTTCCTATGTTGCCAGCTGCGCCATGAAAGAGACCATAATTAAGGCAGCCGAGAAGGCCGGTTGGAAGCACAAAAGAGGAAAGCTTCCCAAGTGGAGGGGAATAGGAATAGGCTGCAACTCAGTGCAAACAGGATTTCCCATGGGCATCAGGGGGGGCTCTCAGGCCATAATCAAGTTCAACGAGGACGGAGGAGCTACGGTAATATCGGGTGTGGTGGACAATGGTCAGGGTAATGACAACATGCTCGTGCAGATAGCAGCCGAAGAACTGGGAATCAGGCCTGAGGACATCCAACTGGTCAATGCGGATACAGAGCTTACACCCATTGATCCCGGCGCCTATTCACAGGTCTCCACCTTCATCGGGGGTCAGGCAGTTCGCCTTGCGGCCGCCAATGCCAGAGAGAAACTACTGGAGATCGCCTCCGAGATGCTGGAGGCCAGAGTTGAGGATCTGGTGGCCAGAGACCGAATGATCTTCGTGAAGGGCTCCCCCCAGAAAGGCCTGCCCATTCAGAAGGTCATCCGCACCGGGCTTTCCAAGGGGCGGGTGGTCACAGGAGAAGGTTCCTACTGGCCCAAGGTGGACCCCAAGAGAGAATGGGTTCAAAACCCCTATGGCCAGATGTGCGAGGCATTTTCATTTGGCACAACCATAGCCGAAGTGGAAGTGGACCCCGAAACAGGAAAGGTGAAGGTGCTAGATGTGGTGGCAGCCCAAGATGTGGGCTTTGCCTTGAACCCCCTGGTCCTGGAAGGACAGTTCGAGGGCTCCGTGGCCATGGGGGGGCAGGGGGGAATGCTCACCGAATATCACTTC
The sequence above is drawn from the bacterium genome and encodes:
- a CDS encoding xanthine dehydrogenase family protein molybdopterin-binding subunit yields the protein MKDYAIIGKPMPRVDTPAKVTGEAKYTADLKFPRMLVGKVLRSPLAHARILSIDASRALALPGVKAVVTGQDTFGEKWGVFRYTQDQCFLPMDKVRYFGEEVAAVAAVDEDTALEALDLIRVDYEELPAVFDPLEAVAPGAPLIHDNFPQNINIHVRIDVGEVEKGFAASHLVREDTFTAAEESYFQGEPYAVVARFDLEGNLEIWMPNAGPHMKAKPLSNALRIPLHKVHVRKIAIGGAFGGRSEISPADFICALLAQKTRRPVKIVYSREENTVCTRQGHSMIATIKTGVDSSGRVLAREVTCYMDGGAYSSTGPIATSVPFLCMEQAYKMENVRYNGFRVYTNKPIRGMIRVHGRAFACGVDTQLDMIAEELGLDPVDIRLINAREAGEYTPTRSYVASCAMKETIIKAAEKAGWKHKRGKLPKWRGIGIGCNSVQTGFPMGIRGGSQAIIKFNEDGGATVISGVVDNGQGNDNMLVQIAAEELGIRPEDIQLVNADTELTPIDPGAYSQVSTFIGGQAVRLAAANAREKLLEIASEMLEARVEDLVARDRMIFVKGSPQKGLPIQKVIRTGLSKGRVVTGEGSYWPKVDPKREWVQNPYGQMCEAFSFGTTIAEVEVDPETGKVKVLDVVAAQDVGFALNPLVLEGQFEGSVAMGGQGGMLTEYHFWDKGRVLNPTQLEYKVPIAQDMPRIHCIIVESHDPKGPYGAKEAGMSIAMSAAQAYSAAVCNAIGVYLKDYPLTPDKILKAIKEKKGNVNNGS